The following are encoded in a window of Roseimaritima ulvae genomic DNA:
- a CDS encoding DJ-1/PfpI family protein, with the protein MTSDAGKRILMIVGDYVEDYEAMVPLQILQCAGHEVATVCPDKQAGDWVATAIHDFEGQQTYSEKPGHRFAINSDFQSLQAEAFDALVIPGGRAPEYLRLNARVLEIVRHFFEANKPVAAICHGPQILAAAGVLSGRQCSCYPACSPEVTGAGGTYMDPAATMDSAHVDGNLVTAPAWPAHPAWMRAFLNLL; encoded by the coding sequence ATGACCAGCGACGCAGGCAAACGCATCTTAATGATCGTGGGCGATTACGTGGAGGACTACGAGGCCATGGTACCGCTGCAGATCCTGCAGTGTGCCGGACACGAGGTGGCCACGGTCTGCCCGGACAAGCAGGCTGGCGACTGGGTGGCCACGGCGATCCACGATTTTGAAGGGCAGCAAACCTACAGCGAGAAACCCGGACATCGCTTCGCCATCAACAGCGATTTTCAATCCCTGCAAGCGGAAGCGTTCGATGCTTTGGTGATCCCCGGCGGGCGGGCGCCGGAGTACCTGCGGCTGAATGCCCGCGTGCTGGAAATCGTGCGGCACTTCTTTGAAGCCAACAAACCGGTCGCGGCGATTTGTCACGGCCCCCAGATATTGGCCGCCGCCGGTGTGCTGTCAGGCCGCCAATGCAGCTGCTACCCGGCCTGCAGCCCCGAAGTCACCGGAGCCGGCGGCACCTACATGGACCCCGCCGCAACGATGGATTCGGCGCACGTCGATGGCAACCTGGTGACCGCGCCCGCTTGGCCCGCTCACCCCGCCTGGATGCGAGCCTTTCTAAATCTTCTGTAG
- the panC gene encoding pantoate--beta-alanine ligase — protein MKKFWNKPPPANRRLPSMEVLNNKTAARRWVMHQRCEQRSLGLVPTMGALHAGHISLAKRAVQRCDVTVATIFVNPTQFAPGEDLDRYPRTLENDLRLLRDAGVDAVFVPAVDEMYAEDFSTYVQPPDVALCLEGERRPDHFRGVTTVVTKLFHILPCTHAFFGHKDYQQARVLQTMNRELDFGIEIEICPTVREPDGLALSSRNRYLSDDERRRALGLHRALTVACKAYQDGQRGTKVLEQLMRAELENAGIDSVEYAVVVNSQTLQPSVHADEEAIALIAARVGSTRLIDNQKLAT, from the coding sequence AGTTCTGGAACAAGCCACCGCCAGCGAATAGACGCTTGCCCAGCATGGAAGTTTTGAACAATAAAACCGCGGCCCGCCGCTGGGTCATGCATCAGCGCTGCGAACAGCGGTCTCTTGGATTGGTCCCCACGATGGGCGCGCTGCACGCCGGGCATATCAGTTTGGCGAAGCGTGCGGTGCAGCGCTGCGACGTCACGGTGGCCACGATTTTTGTCAATCCCACCCAGTTCGCTCCTGGTGAAGATCTGGATCGCTACCCGCGCACTTTGGAAAACGACCTGCGTCTGTTGCGCGATGCGGGCGTCGATGCGGTGTTTGTGCCGGCGGTGGATGAGATGTACGCGGAGGACTTTTCCACGTACGTGCAACCGCCCGATGTGGCTCTCTGTTTGGAAGGGGAGCGACGACCGGATCACTTTCGCGGCGTCACCACCGTGGTCACCAAACTGTTTCACATTCTGCCCTGCACGCACGCCTTCTTCGGACACAAGGATTATCAACAAGCTCGCGTGTTGCAGACAATGAATCGCGAACTGGATTTTGGCATCGAGATCGAGATTTGTCCCACGGTCCGCGAACCCGATGGCTTGGCGCTCAGTTCACGCAACCGATATCTGTCCGATGACGAACGCCGCCGTGCGTTGGGTTTGCATCGGGCGCTGACGGTAGCCTGCAAAGCCTATCAAGACGGGCAGCGGGGCACGAAGGTTTTGGAACAGCTGATGCGAGCTGAATTGGAGAACGCGGGGATCGACAGCGTCGAGTACGCCGTGGTCGTGAATTCGCAAACGCTGCAACCGTCCGTGCACGCCGACGAGGAAGCGATCGCATTGATCGCCGCCCGCGTCGGCTCAACGCGTTTAATCGATAATCAGAAGTTGGCCACGTAG